A window of Cohnella herbarum contains these coding sequences:
- a CDS encoding phytase — protein MKMFRKVITIGFALTLLLQVSAFVSAAEEEEEIEYDPLREVYLDPLHAAVVYDGKTKSILFKLRNGTEGKVTIGSDKWTVGKVSGKFDAPVKSKDGVTYIPEADDFEKLVKVETANGNSLETSVQPPANYFTVKADAETDAVADGDDAADDPAIWVHPTDPNMSTLIATNKDGGVLVYNLNGKQLYSYDVGEVNNIDIRYGFPLNGKKVDIVATSNRSDNTIEVFVVDPVSGELIGVNGAVMHSKMAEVYGFTMYHSLVTDKFYGIIVGHEGEFEQWEFFDNGKGKINGKIVRSFRLGSITEGVVADDEYGYMYIGEENVAIWKFNAEPNGGLLPIGRVDSVDGIRLTNDVEGLTIYYGKDGGGYLLASSQGSDRYVIYDREEGNEYITSFGVVDGAVDGSSETDGIDVISFGLGDNYPNGIFLTQDDRNITNGEKFNQNFKIVSWDKIAKGSPTPLLIENQDPRKLKLRR, from the coding sequence ATGAAGATGTTCAGAAAAGTAATCACTATCGGATTCGCTTTGACCCTATTGCTGCAAGTTTCCGCTTTCGTGAGCGCCGCCGAAGAAGAAGAGGAAATCGAATACGATCCGCTTCGGGAAGTATATCTCGATCCGCTTCATGCCGCCGTCGTGTATGACGGAAAAACAAAATCGATACTGTTCAAACTAAGAAACGGTACGGAAGGTAAGGTTACGATCGGAAGCGACAAATGGACCGTAGGAAAAGTATCGGGGAAATTCGATGCTCCGGTCAAATCCAAGGACGGGGTGACTTACATACCCGAAGCCGACGATTTCGAGAAACTGGTCAAGGTTGAAACGGCGAACGGCAACAGTCTCGAGACATCCGTCCAACCGCCGGCAAATTACTTTACGGTTAAAGCCGATGCGGAAACGGATGCCGTAGCGGACGGAGATGATGCCGCGGACGATCCCGCTATCTGGGTACACCCAACCGACCCGAACATGAGTACCTTGATCGCAACAAACAAAGACGGCGGGGTACTGGTATACAACTTGAACGGAAAGCAGCTCTACTCTTACGATGTAGGCGAAGTCAACAACATCGATATTCGTTACGGCTTTCCGCTAAACGGCAAGAAGGTGGACATCGTCGCCACGTCGAACCGTTCCGACAACACCATTGAGGTATTCGTGGTCGATCCCGTTAGCGGAGAATTAATAGGCGTAAACGGAGCGGTCATGCACTCCAAAATGGCGGAGGTATACGGCTTTACAATGTATCATAGCTTGGTAACCGATAAATTCTACGGTATCATCGTCGGGCACGAGGGAGAATTCGAGCAATGGGAATTTTTCGATAACGGAAAAGGAAAAATTAACGGTAAAATCGTTCGTTCCTTCCGATTAGGGAGCATTACCGAAGGCGTTGTCGCGGACGATGAATACGGATACATGTACATCGGCGAAGAAAACGTAGCTATCTGGAAATTCAATGCAGAGCCTAACGGCGGACTACTGCCGATCGGTAGGGTAGATTCCGTGGATGGCATTCGCTTAACCAACGACGTCGAAGGATTAACGATATATTACGGCAAAGACGGAGGAGGATATTTGCTTGCCTCCAGTCAAGGCAGCGACCGTTACGTCATCTATGACCGAGAGGAAGGCAACGAGTATATTACGTCCTTCGGCGTCGTTGACGGAGCCGTCGACGGCTCGTCCGAAACGGACGGAATCGACGTGATTTCATTCGGACTAGGAGATAACTATCCTAACGGAATCTTCCTGACTCAAGACGACCGAAATATCACGAACGGAGAGAAATTCAATCAGAATTTCAAAATCGTATCTTGGGATAAAATCGCGAAAGGCTCTCCGACCCCTCTCTTGATCGAGAATCAAGATCCTAGGAAGCTTAAGTTAAGACGATAA
- a CDS encoding MarR family winged helix-turn-helix transcriptional regulator, translating into MSVHPYDLNRSLGFLMGNTYRKLSALFQSGLKEYDITPEQWSVLYQVEQADGLIQKDIAERSGKDRPTTTRILDHLEQKGLVYKQIGENDRRSFRVYITSKGKSLIQETLPIEKRVNSEVRKCLSEEEYETLMKLLITVSGRVNEITERE; encoded by the coding sequence ATGTCGGTGCATCCATACGATTTGAATCGTTCCCTAGGATTCTTAATGGGCAACACGTACCGTAAGTTATCCGCTTTGTTCCAAAGCGGGTTGAAAGAATACGACATTACTCCGGAGCAATGGTCGGTTCTCTATCAAGTTGAACAGGCGGATGGCCTAATTCAGAAGGATATCGCTGAACGATCCGGCAAAGACAGGCCGACGACGACAAGAATACTCGACCACTTGGAGCAGAAGGGACTTGTCTACAAGCAGATCGGAGAGAATGATCGTCGCTCGTTCAGAGTCTATATTACGAGCAAGGGAAAGAGTCTGATTCAGGAAACGTTGCCGATAGAGAAGCGGGTGAACTCGGAAGTCAGGAAATGTCTTTCGGAGGAGGAGTACGAAACGCTGATGAAGTTATTGATTACCGTCAGCGGCCGCGTAAACGAAATTACGGAAAGAGAGTAG
- the iolB gene encoding 5-deoxy-glucuronate isomerase, with translation MAELLVRSGIPDSEGKVLEITPQSAGWEYVGFEVFVLSKGDILRRSTDHREACLVLLTGKANVNTANAYFPDIGRRMNVFEGIPPYSVYVPAGDRFEAEALTDMELVCCWSPAEGTLEARLIPPEDVAVTKRGHGTMERTIRNILPEEGLAERLLVVEVATPAGHWSSYPPHKHDRLDLPNESYLEETYYHRINPGHGFAVQRVYTDDRSIDEALIVRDGDAVLVPKGYHPVSAPPGYEVYYLNVMAGPVRTWKFHNDPEHEWLFEQGGRT, from the coding sequence ATGGCTGAGTTGTTAGTCCGGAGCGGCATCCCCGATTCCGAGGGGAAAGTATTGGAAATCACCCCCCAGTCGGCTGGGTGGGAATACGTAGGGTTTGAAGTGTTCGTTCTGAGTAAAGGGGATATCCTCCGCAGATCGACCGATCATCGCGAAGCTTGCCTCGTACTTCTGACGGGAAAGGCCAACGTAAATACGGCTAACGCTTATTTCCCGGATATCGGACGGAGAATGAACGTGTTCGAGGGGATACCCCCGTATTCCGTTTACGTTCCCGCCGGGGATCGGTTCGAAGCAGAGGCTTTGACCGACATGGAACTGGTTTGCTGTTGGTCGCCGGCGGAAGGGACGCTAGAAGCCCGCTTGATCCCGCCCGAAGACGTAGCGGTTACGAAGCGAGGACACGGTACTATGGAACGCACGATTCGCAATATTTTGCCTGAGGAAGGGCTCGCCGAACGGTTGCTGGTCGTGGAAGTAGCAACTCCGGCAGGTCACTGGTCCAGCTATCCGCCCCATAAGCACGATCGATTGGATCTGCCGAACGAATCGTACCTGGAAGAAACCTACTATCATCGAATTAATCCGGGTCATGGGTTCGCCGTTCAAAGAGTGTATACCGATGATCGATCGATAGACGAGGCGTTGATCGTAAGAGACGGCGATGCCGTACTCGTGCCGAAGGGTTATCATCCGGTCTCGGCGCCTCCCGGTTACGAGGTTTATTATTTGAACGTAATGGCGGGACCGGTTCGAACT
- the iolE gene encoding myo-inosose-2 dehydratase, whose product MESSKWKLGISPINWVNEDVLELGDHYTCEQLLHDFEKLGFKGTENCRKFPKDPQVLKATLAAKGIQLTSEWKGVLFSDPDYREQEMDAYRRHAEFLSEMGCKHIVTCELGGSIIGDPRRAQGETEVIPLTDRQWGHMVEGLNRAGEICKERGMKLVYHYHIGTVVEKPEEIDRLMRSSDPELVYLLFDTGHAVYGGADPLALLSEYAGRIPYVHLKDVRGSVLERVKRSYIPFQQSVIEGVFTVPGDGAIDFKPIIGKLQEIGYDGWMIIEAEQDPSVAEPNQYAEKCLRYLSSI is encoded by the coding sequence ATGGAATCGTCGAAGTGGAAGCTTGGCATATCTCCGATCAATTGGGTAAACGAGGACGTATTGGAGCTAGGCGATCATTATACATGCGAGCAATTGTTGCATGATTTCGAGAAACTCGGCTTCAAGGGCACCGAGAATTGCCGTAAATTTCCTAAGGATCCCCAAGTGCTTAAAGCAACGCTAGCCGCCAAAGGCATTCAGCTGACATCGGAATGGAAAGGCGTACTTTTCTCCGATCCCGATTATCGGGAGCAGGAAATGGATGCGTACCGCAGACATGCCGAATTCTTAAGCGAGATGGGCTGCAAGCATATCGTGACTTGCGAGTTGGGCGGCTCGATCATCGGAGATCCCCGAAGGGCGCAAGGCGAGACGGAGGTAATCCCGCTTACCGATCGGCAATGGGGTCACATGGTCGAAGGATTGAACCGGGCCGGAGAAATTTGCAAAGAACGTGGCATGAAGCTCGTCTATCACTATCATATCGGTACTGTAGTGGAGAAGCCTGAAGAAATCGACAGGCTGATGCGTTCGTCGGACCCGGAACTTGTTTATTTGTTATTCGATACCGGTCATGCCGTCTATGGAGGTGCCGACCCGCTCGCGCTCTTATCCGAATATGCCGGACGAATTCCTTACGTTCATTTGAAAGACGTACGCGGGAGCGTGTTGGAGAGAGTAAAGCGGTCGTACATCCCTTTCCAGCAATCCGTCATCGAGGGGGTATTCACCGTTCCGGGCGACGGAGCAATCGATTTCAAGCCGATTATTGGGAAGCTACAGGAAATCGGGTATGACGGTTGGATGATCATCGAGGCCGAGCAGGACCCATCGGTCGCCGAGCCCAATCAATATGCCGAAAAATGCCTAAGGTATTTGAGTTCGATTTGA
- a CDS encoding VanW family protein, whose amino-acid sequence MSEVRTKPLIKYLGTRLLLDDAHSVLRGWYFRFSKLRKAEALNTDSDCTLSEIIIQMKWREDLQEVNHSRFHNMGLGCELVNHVIVRSGEVFSLRRYFGGTTEEQGFRKGPMFVRGRIEYVAGGGACLISTLLFNAALRANLAILEKHNHSTDLWGEERFIGLGLDATYLYGRKDLKFKNTHGADIRIEIGLSREDLMLHCRFVSSKPLPYTVSVISEVLQELHPEAVVDGGDLSEDNRPYRKGWVVRTERTVIEEGLPNSKTYSKEESYKPFYLPKA is encoded by the coding sequence ATGTCCGAAGTCCGTACAAAACCATTGATTAAATATCTTGGAACAAGATTGCTCCTGGACGATGCGCACAGCGTGCTGAGAGGGTGGTATTTCCGGTTCTCGAAGTTACGCAAAGCGGAAGCGCTAAATACGGACAGCGACTGCACGCTGTCGGAGATCATTATTCAAATGAAATGGCGCGAAGATTTGCAAGAGGTTAACCATAGCCGATTTCATAATATGGGACTTGGCTGCGAACTCGTAAACCATGTCATCGTAAGATCCGGGGAAGTCTTCTCGCTAAGGAGATATTTCGGGGGAACGACGGAAGAGCAGGGGTTCCGCAAAGGTCCGATGTTCGTGCGGGGCCGGATCGAATACGTCGCGGGCGGGGGAGCTTGCTTGATTAGCACTTTGCTCTTCAATGCGGCTTTGCGGGCGAATCTGGCGATTCTCGAGAAGCACAATCACAGCACCGATCTGTGGGGCGAGGAACGGTTTATAGGGCTTGGGTTGGACGCGACTTATTTGTACGGGAGGAAAGATCTGAAGTTCAAGAACACGCACGGGGCGGATATCCGGATCGAGATCGGGTTATCCAGGGAAGATCTGATGCTCCATTGCAGGTTCGTATCTTCTAAACCGTTACCGTACACCGTCTCGGTTATATCCGAGGTTCTTCAGGAGCTCCATCCGGAAGCGGTTGTCGACGGCGGCGATCTTTCCGAAGATAATCGCCCTTATCGCAAAGGCTGGGTCGTGAGAACGGAACGCACAGTCATCGAAGAAGGGCTCCCGAATTCGAAAACTTACAGTAAGGAAGAGTCGTATAAACCCTTTTACTTACCGAAAGCCTAG
- a CDS encoding M23 family metallopeptidase, which produces MRKTLILLTTCAVLLTGCGGGGKGSEQPSSTATAKSTASAGATETTEATATESEGSANVKIKPEQIGQALIDGKYKEIYEQLSAEFQKQITREQLVEVIESVHEGVKAWNPNSQLVVNGNNQYTLVSQDGKIGVVYTMDEENRITGMRFIPLESFPESDNSLTKLAYGVPFTGEWYVFWGGRDVLSNYHYEFEMQRYAYDIIQVKEGSSYKGDASKNESYYAFGQPVLAPREGTIVRVVNDIKDNVPVGVMNEEAPAGNVVVIDHGNGEFSFLAHLQEGSAKVAVGDKVAKGDPVGLCGNSGNSSEPHLHYQVSDNADLFAGKSIRVQWEEGLDPRQGETIVH; this is translated from the coding sequence ATGAGAAAAACTTTGATCTTGTTGACGACGTGCGCTGTTCTGCTTACCGGATGCGGGGGAGGCGGAAAGGGTAGCGAGCAACCATCGTCTACGGCAACCGCCAAGTCGACGGCTTCCGCTGGGGCAACCGAGACAACCGAGGCAACCGCAACGGAATCGGAGGGAAGCGCAAACGTGAAAATCAAACCCGAACAAATCGGTCAGGCGTTAATCGACGGAAAATATAAGGAAATTTACGAACAGTTGAGCGCCGAGTTTCAAAAGCAAATTACCCGGGAGCAGCTTGTAGAAGTCATAGAAAGCGTCCATGAAGGCGTTAAGGCGTGGAATCCCAATTCGCAATTGGTAGTGAACGGGAACAATCAATACACGCTAGTATCGCAAGACGGCAAAATAGGAGTCGTATACACGATGGATGAGGAAAACCGGATAACGGGAATGCGATTTATTCCGTTGGAAAGCTTCCCGGAGTCGGATAATTCCTTAACGAAACTCGCATACGGAGTGCCTTTCACCGGGGAATGGTACGTATTCTGGGGAGGCCGGGACGTTCTCTCGAACTATCACTACGAATTCGAAATGCAACGTTACGCATACGATATCATACAGGTAAAAGAGGGCTCCTCTTATAAGGGCGATGCCTCGAAGAACGAAAGCTATTATGCGTTCGGTCAACCGGTTCTTGCACCGCGGGAAGGGACGATCGTCCGCGTCGTGAACGATATCAAGGACAATGTGCCGGTGGGCGTTATGAACGAAGAGGCTCCGGCGGGCAACGTGGTCGTCATCGATCACGGCAACGGGGAATTCAGTTTCCTGGCGCATCTTCAGGAAGGCTCCGCCAAGGTGGCGGTCGGGGATAAAGTAGCCAAGGGAGATCCGGTCGGATTATGCGGCAACTCGGGCAACTCCAGCGAGCCCCATCTTCATTATCAGGTATCCGATAACGCGGATTTGTTCGCCGGGAAATCGATTCGGGTGCAATGGGAAGAGGGATTGGATCCGCGTCAAGGAGAGACAATTGTACACTAG
- a CDS encoding MFS transporter, translated as MSQQELQPRLWTKSFLALTISSLLLFLNLQMLLSAFPAFVKDEFHVGDMMVSLVTSIFALTAIATRFLTAMLMRKVHRNTLLYIGLGIAAIITGLYMLANSMGSLLLMRVGYGIGFGMASTIIPTLVSQIIPGRRMGEGIGYFGLSTSLAMSIGPLVGLQVMKTSGFDMLAATGTLTLLIAFPILLLSRALPPDPRKTRASNSAASNLGSPNKPPFNKKLLFPAFLNVLLAVTYGGLLSFIVLFGKSVHLEQVGLFFLFNAITIIIIRPISGKMFDSRGPAIVLIPAVLCVIASLTVLSFATTMPMLIVSALLYGLGFGAIQPTLQAWMLNSSMQSQYGMANSMFYNSTDLGVAVGAFILGAISAVSDYAIMYRYAAGFMVLFLAVFSFVQIRARYLNKLALNKKEAAGF; from the coding sequence GTGTCGCAACAAGAGCTGCAGCCTAGATTATGGACGAAATCTTTTCTCGCGTTAACCATAAGTTCTTTATTGTTATTTTTGAATTTGCAGATGCTGCTTTCCGCCTTCCCGGCTTTTGTGAAGGATGAATTCCACGTTGGCGACATGATGGTAAGCCTCGTCACGAGCATTTTCGCCTTAACCGCGATCGCTACCCGATTCTTAACCGCGATGTTGATGAGAAAAGTTCATCGCAATACGCTCTTATATATAGGTTTAGGTATCGCCGCGATCATTACAGGGCTATATATGCTGGCAAATTCGATGGGATCCTTGCTCCTAATGCGCGTTGGCTATGGAATCGGATTCGGGATGGCCAGTACGATCATTCCGACATTGGTATCCCAGATCATTCCGGGCAGAAGGATGGGCGAGGGCATCGGTTATTTCGGATTGTCCACTAGCCTTGCGATGTCGATCGGTCCGTTGGTCGGTCTTCAGGTAATGAAGACATCGGGATTCGACATGTTGGCTGCGACTGGAACGCTAACGCTTTTGATTGCGTTTCCGATTCTGCTCCTGTCGCGTGCGCTTCCTCCAGATCCGCGCAAGACTCGTGCTTCGAACTCTGCAGCCTCGAATTTAGGATCTCCGAACAAACCGCCTTTTAATAAAAAATTATTGTTCCCTGCGTTTCTGAATGTGTTGCTGGCGGTGACTTACGGCGGATTGCTCAGCTTTATCGTTTTGTTCGGGAAGTCCGTTCATCTTGAGCAGGTCGGTTTGTTCTTTCTCTTCAATGCGATTACGATTATTATCATTAGGCCGATATCCGGTAAAATGTTCGACAGCAGAGGGCCTGCAATCGTACTGATCCCTGCGGTATTATGCGTGATCGCGAGCTTAACCGTGCTTTCCTTCGCGACGACGATGCCCATGCTGATCGTATCCGCGTTGTTATACGGGCTTGGATTCGGCGCCATTCAACCGACGCTGCAAGCTTGGATGCTTAACTCTTCGATGCAATCTCAATACGGAATGGCGAACAGCATGTTCTATAACTCAACCGATCTGGGAGTGGCCGTGGGAGCCTTCATCCTTGGAGCGATCTCCGCCGTGTCCGATTATGCGATTATGTACCGATACGCGGCCGGTTTTATGGTATTGTTCCTTGCCGTGTTCTCGTTCGTTCAGATTCGCGCGCGTTACTTAAATAAGCTGGCTCTTAATAAGAAAGAGGCTGCCGGATTTTGA
- the iolG gene encoding inositol 2-dehydrogenase, protein MKTLNIGIIGAGRIGMQHADNLLRHSQVKLKAVSDIQPEAIREWSKSVNISTITTDSGQLLQDPQIDAIFICSSTDTHVDFIIEAAKAGKHIFCEKPISFDLRKTEQALEIVKRSGIKMQVGFNRRFDHNFMKVRRLIEEGAIGKPHIVKLISRDPSPPSYDYIKVSGGLLFDMAIHDFDMARFLSGSEVEEVFVKGAVLVDPKIGELGDIDTAVTTLKFKDGTLGIIENSRLAAYGYDQRVEVFGSAGTANTYNDTESTAEWSTAKGVFREKPKHFFLERYQQSYVREVDTFIDCVLNDKPVPVDGYDAYMAEVIAAAAKKSLIDNAPVLIEDIRKLLPSV, encoded by the coding sequence TTGAAAACTTTGAACATCGGAATTATCGGCGCCGGAAGAATCGGAATGCAGCACGCCGACAACTTGCTGCGTCACAGTCAGGTGAAATTGAAAGCGGTTTCCGATATTCAACCGGAAGCGATTCGCGAATGGTCCAAAAGCGTAAACATCTCGACCATTACGACGGATAGCGGGCAATTGCTCCAAGACCCGCAGATCGATGCAATATTCATTTGTTCTTCGACGGATACGCATGTCGACTTCATTATAGAAGCGGCAAAGGCCGGAAAACACATTTTCTGCGAAAAACCGATTAGCTTCGATCTTCGAAAGACCGAGCAAGCGTTGGAGATCGTCAAGAGGAGCGGAATTAAGATGCAAGTCGGCTTTAACCGGCGCTTCGATCACAATTTCATGAAAGTCCGTCGACTTATCGAGGAAGGGGCAATCGGGAAACCGCATATCGTCAAGTTGATTTCCCGGGATCCCTCTCCGCCGTCTTACGATTACATTAAGGTGTCTGGCGGACTTTTGTTCGATATGGCGATTCACGATTTCGATATGGCCCGGTTTTTGTCGGGAAGCGAAGTGGAAGAGGTTTTCGTCAAGGGGGCCGTACTCGTAGACCCGAAGATCGGAGAATTGGGCGACATCGACACGGCGGTTACGACATTGAAGTTTAAAGACGGAACGCTCGGCATCATCGAAAACAGTCGCTTGGCCGCCTATGGATACGATCAGCGCGTCGAAGTGTTCGGATCGGCCGGAACGGCCAATACGTATAACGATACGGAGAGCACGGCGGAATGGAGCACGGCTAAGGGGGTGTTCAGAGAGAAGCCGAAGCACTTTTTCTTGGAGAGATACCAGCAATCCTACGTGCGAGAGGTAGATACGTTCATTGATTGCGTATTGAACGACAAACCGGTACCTGTAGACGGGTACGATGCTTACATGGCCGAAGTGATCGCGGCGGCGGCGAAGAAATCTTTGATCGATAATGCTCCTGTGTTGATCGAGGATATTCGTAAGCTTTTGCCGTCCGTTTGA
- a CDS encoding pyridoxal phosphate-dependent aminotransferase, which produces MQLRTDIDFYEQRFLMFVLDQIAHDLERDGKDVIRMTLGKSELPLHPRIVAAMKEALEDFGLSSQVFPAGLPELKDKLSEYYRKRYDVDIPARRFIIGAGTSSIFRNLFQLLLKEEDEVLLPSPYYSLYRFSALLAGVKIRYYRIDPDTMAVDMQSFRENVTPRTRVVVINSPGNPLGNIVSRDEMLEMDAIVNGQAVIVHDEIYGNMSFDSESFSSVQLRGARSDFITTNAFSKGYRMYARRVGYCIVPEPLIEPMTVVQHHTMLTVDPVVQHGAIAALDLPDEVGQLADLYRDRRDYTVERFKSVPDVKVNRSHGSFYITMDCSVYMNRHGMETSLELATRIIESTGVATVPGSDFGMPESLRLSFSSSKYKEGIDRLAAFFIR; this is translated from the coding sequence TTGCAGCTGAGGACGGATATCGATTTCTACGAACAGCGCTTCTTAATGTTCGTGCTCGATCAGATTGCCCATGATCTGGAACGGGATGGCAAGGATGTCATTCGGATGACGCTTGGTAAGTCGGAGTTGCCGCTTCATCCGCGAATTGTTGCAGCCATGAAGGAAGCTCTTGAGGATTTCGGACTAAGCTCGCAAGTGTTTCCGGCGGGTCTGCCGGAGCTTAAAGACAAGCTATCCGAGTATTATCGCAAGCGATATGATGTCGATATTCCAGCGCGGCGCTTTATCATCGGGGCAGGGACAAGTTCTATTTTTCGTAATTTATTTCAATTATTGCTTAAAGAAGAGGACGAGGTTCTGCTTCCCTCTCCCTACTATTCGCTTTATCGTTTTTCGGCCTTGTTGGCAGGAGTAAAAATTCGATACTACCGAATCGATCCGGATACGATGGCGGTGGACATGCAGTCCTTTCGGGAAAACGTTACGCCGCGTACGCGGGTAGTCGTTATCAATTCCCCCGGAAATCCTCTCGGCAATATCGTTTCTCGAGACGAGATGTTGGAAATGGATGCCATCGTGAATGGACAAGCCGTCATCGTTCACGATGAAATCTATGGCAATATGAGCTTCGATTCCGAATCGTTTTCTTCCGTGCAGCTCAGGGGCGCCCGATCCGACTTCATTACGACGAATGCGTTCTCTAAGGGGTATCGCATGTATGCTCGTCGCGTTGGCTACTGTATCGTACCCGAGCCGCTGATCGAGCCGATGACGGTCGTCCAACACCATACGATGTTGACGGTAGATCCCGTCGTGCAGCATGGCGCGATTGCCGCCCTTGATCTTCCTGACGAAGTGGGGCAGCTTGCCGACTTGTATCGAGATCGTCGCGATTACACGGTCGAACGGTTCAAGTCCGTACCGGACGTGAAAGTTAACCGCTCGCATGGAAGTTTCTACATCACGATGGATTGCTCCGTCTATATGAATCGTCATGGTATGGAAACGAGTTTAGAACTGGCTACCCGTATTATCGAATCTACGGGGGTAGCGACGGTTCCGGGCTCGGATTTCGGAATGCCCGAATCGCTAAGACTGTCCTTCTCGTCGAGCAAGTATAAGGAAGGGATCGATCGCTTGGCTGCTTTTTTCATCCGATAA